From Apium graveolens cultivar Ventura chromosome 9, ASM990537v1, whole genome shotgun sequence, the proteins below share one genomic window:
- the LOC141685367 gene encoding uncharacterized protein LOC141685367 — MNIKDVVQSSEVVAGMLFVNNINAKVLFDSGATRFFISESFIGKLNYEIELLVEPLSIILANQERVYVKGVCPRCRVEISGYSFPASLIPFQLGELDVILGMDWLEEHGAQIDFKKKKVILKNPQGKKVEFKGQKQVNAFLTMIQAKRLLRQGCEGYLAHVIDRSKETPNIGSIPIVSEFPDIFPDELPGLPPDRQIEFSIDLAPGVEPV; from the coding sequence ATGAACATcaaggatgttgttcagagttctGAAGTTGTGGCAGGTATGCTTTTTGTCAACAACATCAATGCTAAAGTGCTATTTGATTCCGGAGCTACTAGATTTTTCATATCTGAATCTTTTATTGGAAAGTTGAATTATGAAATTGAACTGTTAGTTGAACCCTTATCAATCATTTTGGCTAATCAAGAGCGAGTATATGTTAAAGGTGTTTGCCCTCGGTGTAGAGTAGAGATTTCAGGCTATAGTTTCCCTGCTTCCCTCATACCTTTTCAACTAGGAGAACTTGACGTTAtattgggaatggattggttagaaGAGCATGGTGCTCAGATAGATTTTAAGAAAAAGAAAGTGATTCTTAAGAACCCTCAAGGAAAGAAAGTAGAGTTTAAAGGACAGAAACAAGTTAATGCATTTCtgacaatgattcaagctaaaagaTTGTTAAGACAAGGGTGTGAAGGGTATTTGGCTCATGTAATTGATAGATCTAAGGAGACGCCAAATATAGGAAGTATTCCGATAGTTAGTGAATTTCCTGATATATTTCCGGACGAACTTCCAGGATTGCCGCCTGACCGTCAAATCGAATTTTCTATCGACTTAGCGCCCGGCGTGGAACCTGTATAG